Proteins from one Deinococcus actinosclerus genomic window:
- a CDS encoding TolB family protein, with translation MRRAALALAALLSGAVEAATLPSRVVLGGECCPGVVWTPDSRSLLFLDGPPARGSTGIYQVAATGGAVTRRFSSVAFFSPALRWAVRPGAGEATTLERLADGRRFTLPTYGADVVWTRAETRLAYARSDTSGNYDRRVTRVFVADVFGAPRLVATLPGGSIHGWLDDTTLLLSGKATAAARDRDLFTLNTRTGARRTLRTALGFRSVTLSADGRQVAYTVAFDSAARNGLWVQGTASGSPRELSVFGSYRWRDATRLLLIPLSTSGGPHTLRQYDVTANAWKTLGDLGDQVRLADWSVSPDGRLLNYLSARDGNVRVLTLP, from the coding sequence GTGAGGCGCGCCGCGCTGGCCCTCGCGGCCCTGCTGTCCGGTGCGGTGGAGGCCGCCACGCTGCCGTCCCGCGTGGTCCTGGGGGGCGAGTGCTGCCCCGGCGTGGTGTGGACGCCGGACTCGCGATCTCTACTGTTTCTGGATGGTCCCCCGGCGCGCGGCTCGACCGGTATCTATCAGGTGGCGGCGACCGGCGGGGCGGTGACGCGGCGCTTCTCCAGCGTGGCGTTCTTCTCCCCAGCCCTGCGGTGGGCGGTGCGGCCCGGCGCGGGCGAGGCGACCACCCTGGAACGCCTCGCGGACGGGCGGCGGTTCACGCTGCCCACCTACGGCGCGGACGTCGTGTGGACCCGCGCCGAGACGCGGCTGGCCTACGCCCGCAGCGACACGAGCGGCAACTACGACCGCCGGGTCACGCGGGTGTTCGTCGCGGACGTATTCGGCGCACCCCGGCTGGTGGCGACCTTACCCGGCGGCAGCATTCACGGCTGGCTGGACGACACCACCCTGCTCCTGAGCGGCAAGGCCACTGCCGCCGCGCGCGACCGCGACCTGTTCACCCTGAACACCCGGACAGGGGCGCGCCGCACCCTCAGGACCGCGCTGGGCTTCCGCTCGGTGACGCTCAGTGCAGACGGGCGGCAGGTCGCTTATACCGTGGCTTTCGACAGTGCCGCCCGCAACGGCCTGTGGGTGCAGGGGACCGCCAGCGGCAGCCCACGCGAACTGAGCGTGTTCGGCTCTTACCGCTGGCGGGACGCCACGCGCCTGCTGCTGATCCCGCTGAGCACGTCGGGGGGCCCGCACACGCTGCGGCAGTACGACGTGACCGCGAACGCCTGGAAGACCCTGGGCGATCTGGGCGATCAGGTGAGACTGGCGGACTGGTCGGTCAGCCCGGATGGCCGCCTGCTGAACTACCTGAGTGCGCGCGACGGGAACGTGCGCGTGCTGACCTTGCCGTAA
- a CDS encoding M23 family metallopeptidase encodes MAARRFLLLAAALTGVALAHYAAPLPLSAVAPARAQFSLPFSGPPGPDTWMLGQGYGNTTGAYRQRRSTYGNLQGIHAGLDFSAPCGTPVRAIGDGVVAEVDGPHGSPPHNVVVDHAGNLSSLYGHLRVRSSLRVGQRVARGQVIGESGDSQGTCVSAPHLHLELRDRSHQRFFNPLPFIAADWNSLALAGSFGRGYEYDLERPRRWQTPDSQPAALRGGALLNEYRQPWPPAPGGAR; translated from the coding sequence ATGGCTGCCCGCCGATTCCTGCTCCTGGCTGCCGCGCTGACCGGCGTGGCCCTCGCCCATTACGCCGCGCCGCTGCCCCTGAGTGCCGTCGCGCCTGCGAGGGCGCAGTTCAGCCTGCCCTTTTCAGGGCCGCCGGGTCCGGACACCTGGATGCTGGGGCAGGGCTACGGGAACACGACCGGTGCGTACCGGCAGCGGCGCAGCACGTACGGGAACCTCCAGGGCATCCACGCGGGCCTGGATTTCAGCGCGCCGTGCGGCACGCCCGTGCGGGCCATCGGGGACGGCGTGGTGGCCGAGGTGGACGGCCCGCACGGCAGCCCGCCGCACAACGTGGTCGTGGATCACGCCGGGAACCTGTCCAGCCTGTACGGTCATCTGCGGGTGCGCTCCAGCCTGCGGGTGGGGCAGCGGGTGGCGCGCGGGCAGGTCATCGGGGAGAGCGGCGACTCGCAGGGCACCTGCGTGAGCGCCCCGCACCTGCACCTGGAACTGCGCGACCGCTCGCACCAGCGCTTCTTCAACCCGCTGCCGTTCATCGCGGCGGACTGGAATTCGCTGGCGCTGGCCGGGAGTTTCGGGCGCGGCTATGAGTACGACCTGGAGCGTCCCCGGCGCTGGCAGACGCCGGACTCGCAGCCCGCCGCGCTGCGGGGCGGGGCGCTGCTGAACGAGTACCGCCAGCCCTGGCCGCCCGCCCCAGGAGGAGCGAGGTGA
- the uvrA gene encoding excinuclease ABC subunit UvrA → MQNNLIVKGAKAHNLKDITVELPRDQFVVITGVSGSGKSTLAFDTIYAEGQRRYVESLSAYARQFLGLMEKPDVESITGLSPAISIDQKTTSHNPRSTVGTVTEIHDYLRLLYARVGTPYCPVCGRKIEKQSPSEITDRLLAGFPDKRAILLAPVVRGRKGEYRKLFADLRREGFARVRVDGTLYELEEAEKLKLEKFEKHDVDVVIDRVTLREGDRSRIAESVELGLRRGESLLRVLLPDAGEDGGAHEELYSEKFACPEHGSVLEELEPRSFSFNSPYGACGDCAGLGSKQEFSPDQIIDDKLSIAEGAILPWSKKGTGGGIYYWDKLQALAEHLDFSVKTPWRDLPKKAQDAILRGPGAPFEVVYRRAGKETMRFMTEFEGVIPNLERRYADTESDFMREKLEELMELQPCPTCGGTRYKPEILAVRVGGLNISQASGMSVLDADTFFRALQGGGLDHAGIEPFLKGHLGGTARAHGPRHYEYVLNDFGSAVAAPILKAIRTRLKFLVDVGLDYLSLDRTANTLSGGEAQRIRLATQVGSGLTGVLYVLDEPSIGLHPKDNHRLIGTLKHLRDLGNTLIVVEHDEDTMMDADYLVDMGPGAGVHGGQVVAFGTPEQVKKDRNSLTGKYLRGELKIEVPKSRRRGNGRDLRVVGAREHNLQNVSIDIPLGTMTVVTGPSGSGKSTLIHDILHATLARELNGAKTTPGRYDRIEGMEHLDKVIEIDQSPIGRTPRSNPATYTGVFTEIRDLFTRTPEARRRGYQAGRFSFNVKGGRCEHCKGDGVMKIEMNFLPDIYVPCEVCKGARYNRETLEVKYNGKTIADVLDLTVEDAQNFFEAIPAIERKMTLLCDVGLGYMKIGQPSTTLSGGEAQRIKLATELSKRPTGKTIYILDEPTTGLHFEDVRKLMEVLQRLVEGGNTLVIIEHNLDVMKCADHIIDLGPEGGVRGGTVVATGTPEEMAAHPTSHTGEYLRRVPGIVAAQPRTAQSRTAQPSATAAPAEAETTPKKARRAPKKVAAEEPELVGAAPTRKGRAKKESA, encoded by the coding sequence TTGCAGAACAACCTGATCGTGAAGGGCGCGAAGGCCCACAACCTCAAGGACATCACGGTGGAACTCCCCCGCGACCAGTTCGTGGTGATCACCGGCGTGTCCGGCAGCGGCAAGAGCACCCTGGCCTTCGACACCATCTACGCCGAGGGCCAGCGCCGCTACGTCGAGAGCCTCTCCGCGTACGCCCGCCAGTTCCTGGGCCTGATGGAGAAACCCGACGTGGAGAGCATCACGGGCCTCTCCCCGGCCATCTCCATCGACCAGAAGACCACCAGCCACAACCCACGCAGCACAGTGGGCACCGTCACCGAGATCCACGACTACCTCCGCCTGCTGTACGCCCGTGTCGGCACGCCGTACTGCCCGGTGTGCGGCCGCAAGATCGAGAAGCAGAGCCCCAGCGAGATCACCGACCGCCTGCTGGCCGGCTTTCCCGACAAGCGCGCCATCCTGCTGGCCCCGGTCGTGCGCGGCCGCAAGGGCGAGTACCGCAAGCTGTTCGCCGACCTGCGCCGCGAGGGCTTCGCGCGCGTCCGCGTGGACGGCACGCTGTACGAACTGGAAGAAGCCGAGAAGCTGAAGCTGGAAAAGTTCGAGAAGCACGACGTGGACGTCGTCATCGACCGCGTGACCCTGCGCGAGGGCGACCGCAGCCGCATCGCCGAGAGCGTCGAACTGGGCCTGCGCCGCGGCGAGAGCCTGCTGCGCGTCCTGCTGCCGGATGCCGGTGAGGACGGCGGCGCGCACGAGGAACTGTACTCCGAGAAGTTCGCCTGCCCCGAACACGGCAGCGTGCTGGAGGAACTCGAACCCCGCTCGTTCTCCTTCAACTCGCCGTACGGCGCGTGCGGGGACTGCGCGGGCCTGGGCAGCAAGCAGGAGTTCAGCCCCGACCAGATCATCGACGACAAGCTCTCCATCGCCGAGGGTGCCATCCTCCCCTGGAGCAAGAAGGGCACCGGCGGCGGCATCTACTACTGGGACAAACTCCAGGCCCTAGCCGAGCACCTGGACTTCAGCGTGAAGACCCCCTGGCGCGACCTGCCCAAAAAGGCGCAGGACGCCATCCTGCGCGGCCCCGGCGCGCCGTTCGAAGTCGTGTACCGCCGCGCGGGCAAGGAAACCATGCGCTTCATGACCGAGTTCGAGGGCGTCATCCCGAACCTAGAGCGCCGCTACGCCGACACGGAAAGCGACTTCATGCGCGAAAAACTCGAAGAGCTCATGGAACTCCAGCCGTGCCCCACCTGCGGCGGCACCCGTTATAAACCCGAGATCCTCGCAGTGCGCGTGGGGGGCCTGAACATCAGCCAGGCGAGCGGCATGAGCGTCCTGGACGCCGACACCTTCTTCCGTGCCCTGCAGGGCGGGGGGCTGGACCACGCGGGCATCGAGCCGTTCCTGAAAGGTCACCTGGGCGGCACCGCCCGCGCGCATGGCCCGCGCCACTACGAGTACGTGCTGAACGACTTCGGCTCGGCGGTCGCCGCGCCCATCCTGAAGGCCATCCGCACCCGCCTGAAGTTCCTGGTGGACGTGGGCCTGGACTACCTGAGCCTCGACCGCACCGCGAACACCCTCTCGGGCGGGGAGGCGCAGCGCATCCGCCTCGCCACGCAGGTGGGCAGCGGCCTGACCGGCGTGCTGTACGTGCTCGACGAACCCTCGATCGGCCTGCATCCCAAGGACAACCACCGCCTGATCGGTACGCTGAAGCACCTGCGGGACCTGGGCAACACCCTGATCGTCGTCGAGCACGACGAGGACACCATGATGGACGCCGACTACCTCGTGGACATGGGGCCCGGCGCCGGCGTCCACGGCGGGCAGGTCGTGGCCTTCGGCACGCCCGAGCAGGTGAAGAAGGACCGGAACAGCCTGACCGGGAAGTACCTGCGCGGCGAACTGAAGATCGAGGTTCCAAAGAGCCGCCGCCGCGGCAACGGCAGGGACCTGCGGGTCGTCGGCGCGCGCGAACACAACCTCCAGAACGTGTCCATCGACATTCCGCTGGGCACCATGACCGTCGTGACCGGCCCGTCCGGCAGCGGCAAGAGCACCCTGATCCACGACATCCTGCACGCCACCCTGGCGCGCGAACTGAACGGCGCGAAGACCACGCCCGGCCGGTACGACCGGATCGAGGGCATGGAGCACCTCGACAAGGTCATCGAGATCGACCAGAGCCCCATCGGCCGCACGCCGCGCAGCAACCCCGCCACGTACACGGGCGTGTTCACCGAGATCCGCGACCTGTTCACCCGCACGCCCGAGGCGCGGCGGCGCGGCTACCAGGCCGGGCGCTTCTCGTTCAACGTGAAGGGCGGGCGCTGCGAGCACTGCAAGGGCGACGGCGTCATGAAGATCGAGATGAACTTCCTGCCCGACATCTACGTCCCGTGCGAGGTCTGCAAGGGCGCGCGCTACAACCGCGAGACGCTGGAGGTCAAGTACAACGGCAAGACCATCGCCGACGTGCTGGACCTGACCGTTGAGGACGCCCAGAACTTCTTCGAGGCGATTCCCGCCATCGAGCGCAAGATGACGCTGCTGTGCGACGTCGGCCTGGGCTACATGAAGATCGGGCAGCCCAGCACCACCCTCTCCGGCGGGGAGGCGCAGCGCATCAAGCTCGCCACCGAACTCAGCAAGCGGCCCACCGGGAAGACCATCTACATCCTCGACGAACCCACCACGGGCCTGCACTTCGAGGACGTCCGCAAGCTCATGGAGGTCCTGCAACGCCTCGTGGAGGGCGGCAACACCCTGGTGATCATCGAGCACAACCTCGACGTGATGAAGTGCGCCGACCACATCATCGACCTGGGCCCCGAGGGCGGCGTGCGCGGCGGCACCGTGGTCGCCACCGGCACCCCCGAGGAGATGGCCGCGCACCCCACCAGTCACACCGGCGAGTACCTGCGCCGCGTGCCCGGCATCGTGGCCGCCCAACCCAGAACAGCCCAGTCCAGAACGGCTCAGCCGAGCGCCACCGCTGCGCCAGCCGAGGCTGAGACGACCCCGAAGAAGGCCAGACGCGCCCCGAAGAAGGTGGCCGCCGAGGAGCCGGAACTGGTCGGCGCGGCCCCCACCCGCAAGGGGCGTGCTAAGAAAGAAAGCGCATGA
- a CDS encoding electron transfer flavoprotein subunit beta/FixA family protein, translating into MNILILVRQVPDAEARVKINAQQVDLDGATLVIDGMDEYGVEEALRLRESGAPIEQIIALAIGPKRNEDALRTALAMGVDRAIHVETDEKFDAVTLSRVVAQVAQAENATLILAGGQEADWDSQALGAASAERLGWPQLTWTNELKLDGDTITGRHDVDDGNESFRATLPAVVTTQQGLNEPRYPTLPNIMKAKKKELRKDDPAGYGLSSKVRTVNAEIQTRARLNRMIDGKDAQAAAQQLLDLLRNEAKVIA; encoded by the coding sequence ATGAACATCCTGATCCTAGTCCGCCAAGTACCCGACGCCGAAGCGCGCGTCAAGATCAACGCCCAGCAGGTCGACCTCGACGGCGCCACCCTCGTCATCGACGGGATGGACGAGTACGGCGTGGAAGAAGCCCTGCGCCTGCGCGAGAGCGGCGCGCCCATCGAGCAGATCATCGCGCTCGCCATCGGCCCCAAGCGCAACGAGGACGCCCTGCGCACCGCCCTGGCGATGGGCGTCGACCGCGCCATCCACGTCGAGACCGACGAGAAGTTCGACGCCGTGACCCTCAGCCGCGTCGTCGCGCAGGTCGCCCAGGCCGAGAACGCCACGCTGATCCTCGCCGGCGGCCAGGAAGCCGACTGGGACTCCCAGGCTCTGGGCGCCGCCAGCGCCGAACGCCTCGGCTGGCCCCAGCTCACCTGGACGAACGAACTGAAACTCGACGGGGACACCATCACCGGCCGCCACGACGTGGACGACGGCAACGAGAGCTTCCGCGCGACCCTGCCCGCGGTGGTGACCACCCAGCAGGGCCTCAACGAGCCCCGCTACCCCACCCTGCCGAACATCATGAAGGCCAAGAAGAAGGAACTCCGCAAGGACGATCCCGCTGGCTACGGCCTGAGCAGCAAGGTGCGCACGGTGAACGCCGAGATCCAGACCCGCGCCCGCCTGAACCGCATGATCGACGGCAAGGACGCCCAGGCCGCCGCCCAGCAGCTTCTCGACCTGCTTCGCAACGAAGCCAAGGTGATCGCATGA
- a CDS encoding SDR family NAD(P)-dependent oxidoreductase: protein MTDVSNGVVVTGAARGIGRAIAELYAERGWRVLSADLSLPPNLRGQRRVKADVSTAAGRERIVRAAREMGGVQVLVNNAAFQGAHGSVLDVSERGWARTLNVNLTAPLLLTRALVDLLPRGAAVVNVASVQGLFAEPGNAAYNASKGGLVNLTRAMALDLAPHGLRVNAVAPGAISTEAVLQSITESDDPEQTRQDYEDLHALRRLGTPREVAQVVYFLGSEEAAFMTGSIVPVDGGMTASFMMAGRPV, encoded by the coding sequence ATGACGGACGTTTCGAATGGTGTGGTGGTGACGGGTGCGGCGCGGGGAATCGGCCGGGCGATCGCGGAACTGTACGCGGAACGGGGCTGGCGGGTCCTGAGTGCCGACCTGAGCCTCCCGCCGAACCTGCGCGGCCAGCGGCGCGTGAAGGCGGACGTGAGTACCGCCGCCGGGCGGGAACGGATCGTGCGCGCGGCGCGGGAGATGGGCGGCGTGCAGGTGCTCGTGAACAACGCGGCGTTCCAGGGCGCGCACGGCAGCGTGCTGGACGTCAGCGAGCGCGGCTGGGCCCGCACCCTGAACGTGAACCTGACCGCCCCGCTGCTGCTCACGCGGGCGCTGGTGGACCTGCTGCCGCGCGGCGCGGCCGTGGTGAACGTGGCGAGCGTGCAGGGCCTGTTCGCGGAGCCGGGCAACGCGGCGTACAACGCCAGCAAGGGCGGCCTCGTGAACCTGACCCGCGCCATGGCCCTCGATCTCGCGCCGCACGGCCTGCGGGTCAACGCGGTCGCGCCGGGCGCGATCAGCACCGAGGCAGTCCTCCAGAGCATCACGGAGAGCGACGACCCGGAGCAGACCCGGCAGGACTACGAGGACCTGCACGCCCTGCGCCGCCTGGGCACGCCGCGCGAGGTCGCGCAGGTCGTGTACTTCCTGGGCAGCGAGGAGGCCGCGTTCATGACCGGCTCGATCGTGCCGGTGGACGGCGGGATGACCGCGTCGTTCATGATGGCCGGCCGCCCGGTGTGA
- a CDS encoding DsbA family protein: MTANSNPNRMFLVIGTLIAAVLIGLAVFAVQGKPAAGIATFDLKGVPFAGQESAPVDVVVVEDFKCPVCQNFEATVAPELKTKYVDTGKIKQYSLLWPFLAEGRGLPTDDSKLAAQAALCVYDQGGNDAFNAFKPILFRAQGDENTVWATKSRLKELAGNLETLEQSKFAECLDSDATAARVDAMEAQVVKARVTGTPTVFVNGKQVNATAADIGAAIDAAK, translated from the coding sequence ATGACCGCCAACAGCAACCCCAACCGCATGTTCCTGGTGATCGGCACGCTGATCGCCGCCGTCCTCATCGGCCTGGCCGTGTTCGCCGTGCAGGGCAAGCCCGCCGCCGGGATCGCCACCTTCGACCTCAAGGGCGTCCCCTTCGCCGGGCAGGAGAGCGCCCCGGTGGACGTCGTGGTCGTCGAGGACTTCAAGTGCCCCGTCTGCCAGAACTTCGAGGCGACCGTCGCGCCCGAACTGAAGACGAAGTACGTGGATACCGGCAAGATCAAGCAGTACTCGCTGCTGTGGCCCTTCCTGGCCGAGGGGCGTGGCCTGCCCACCGACGACAGCAAGCTCGCTGCCCAGGCCGCTCTGTGCGTGTACGACCAGGGCGGCAACGACGCCTTCAACGCCTTCAAGCCCATCCTGTTCCGCGCGCAGGGCGACGAGAACACCGTCTGGGCCACCAAGAGCCGTCTGAAGGAACTCGCCGGGAACCTCGAAACCCTCGAACAGAGCAAGTTCGCCGAGTGCCTGGACAGCGACGCCACCGCCGCCCGCGTGGACGCCATGGAAGCGCAGGTCGTCAAGGCCCGCGTGACCGGCACGCCCACCGTGTTCGTGAACGGCAAGCAGGTCAACGCCACCGCCGCCGACATCGGCGCCGCCATCGACGCCGCGAAGTAA
- a CDS encoding disulfide bond formation protein B gives MSRDNRLYAAWVVSLIATLGSLYFSEIRHFNPCVLCWFQRICMYPLAIILGVAALTGDLHVRRYALPLAGTGVLIALYQNLETWGVVPVLRACTADPSASCGTPWPVWGMNSPLNTVLTIPVLSMIAFTLIIGLLSWRRSRTI, from the coding sequence GTGAGCCGCGACAACCGCCTGTACGCCGCGTGGGTCGTGTCCCTGATCGCCACGCTGGGCAGCCTGTACTTCAGCGAGATCCGCCACTTCAATCCGTGCGTCCTGTGCTGGTTCCAGCGCATCTGCATGTACCCGCTGGCCATCATCCTGGGCGTCGCGGCCCTGACCGGCGACCTGCACGTGCGCCGCTACGCCCTGCCTCTGGCCGGGACCGGCGTGCTGATCGCGCTGTACCAGAACCTCGAAACGTGGGGTGTCGTGCCCGTCCTGCGCGCCTGCACCGCCGACCCCAGCGCGTCGTGCGGCACGCCCTGGCCGGTGTGGGGCATGAACTCACCGCTGAACACTGTCCTCACCATTCCGGTCCTGAGCATGATTGCCTTCACGCTCATCATCGGCCTGCTGAGCTGGCGGCGCAGCCGCACGATCTGA
- a CDS encoding electron transfer flavoprotein subunit alpha/FixB family protein, with protein sequence MILIVAEHAAGKLAKATLEMVTAARESGREGPVTLLVLGQNVAAVANEAAAVADQVLVADLPGLATYNAEVWAAATTQIAQEGEAHTVIIGGSRSGREYAPRVAVKLDAAYLEDATKLSSNGAALQAQRYTYLARVTETVEADGTVVVTVKPGSFAPAAPAAAAGEQYDVELTLPAARVEVTGKSVEKSSRVALTEADVIVTGGRGVGSPENFSRYVEALADNLGAGVGATRAVVDAGWRPYAEQVGQTGKTVQPKAYIALGVSGAVQHLSGMGKSKNIIAINKDAEAPIFKVADYGIVGDINEIVPALIEASRK encoded by the coding sequence ATGATTCTGATCGTCGCTGAACACGCCGCCGGGAAACTGGCGAAAGCCACCCTGGAAATGGTCACCGCCGCCCGTGAGTCCGGCCGCGAGGGGCCTGTCACCCTGCTCGTGCTGGGCCAGAACGTCGCTGCTGTCGCCAACGAGGCCGCCGCCGTCGCCGATCAGGTGCTCGTTGCCGACCTGCCCGGGCTCGCCACCTACAACGCCGAGGTCTGGGCCGCCGCCACCACGCAGATCGCCCAAGAAGGCGAGGCGCATACCGTCATCATCGGCGGCAGCCGCTCGGGCCGCGAGTACGCGCCCCGCGTGGCCGTGAAGCTGGACGCCGCTTACCTCGAGGACGCCACCAAGCTCAGCAGCAACGGCGCGGCCCTCCAGGCGCAGCGCTACACCTACCTCGCCCGCGTGACCGAGACGGTCGAGGCCGACGGCACGGTCGTCGTGACCGTCAAACCCGGCTCCTTCGCGCCCGCCGCCCCCGCCGCCGCGGCCGGTGAGCAGTACGACGTCGAACTCACCCTGCCCGCCGCGCGCGTCGAGGTGACTGGCAAGAGCGTCGAGAAGAGCAGCCGCGTCGCCCTGACCGAAGCCGACGTGATCGTCACCGGCGGCCGTGGCGTGGGCAGCCCCGAGAACTTCAGCCGCTACGTCGAGGCCCTCGCGGACAACCTCGGCGCAGGTGTGGGCGCCACGCGCGCCGTCGTGGACGCCGGCTGGCGCCCCTACGCCGAGCAGGTCGGCCAGACCGGCAAGACCGTGCAGCCCAAGGCGTATATCGCGCTGGGCGTCAGCGGCGCCGTGCAGCACCTGAGCGGCATGGGCAAGAGCAAGAACATCATCGCCATCAACAAGGACGCCGAAGCCCCGATCTTCAAGGTCGCGGACTACGGCATCGTCGGCGACATCAACGAGATCGTCCCCGCGCTGATCGAAGCCAGCCGCAAGTAA
- a CDS encoding class I SAM-dependent rRNA methyltransferase, with translation MKKSPTVTLQPQAVRRIAGRYPFGHSGDIARADDGIQPGEVVNVKGPDSSKVIARGYFNPQGGTPLRLLTWNDEDIDLKFYRARVKAALARRAGRIVNTDAMRVLHAEADGLPGVIADQFAGTLGVQLRNAGVERHRDLIVRALREETGATSAYERSDTGERRKEGLDLVTGTLWGDVPERVEFFEDDLKLHFNPMDAQKTGFFLDQRDNRRLMRTFVQPGAGFLDVYSYTGGFSLHAAKAGAKAVAIDKDSVALGALEGAARGNGVQVGVRWGDAIEQLDALVKEKRTFGAIVLDPPTLAKRRDDVPRTKRIFTDGAARALRMLEGGGHLLISTCAHYIRVDDLLDAARVAAAEANTDAEVLDVTYQPADHPHLLSVPESLYLKSILLRKA, from the coding sequence ATGAAGAAGTCTCCCACCGTGACCCTGCAACCCCAGGCGGTGCGCCGCATCGCGGGCCGCTATCCCTTCGGCCACAGCGGCGATATCGCCCGCGCCGACGACGGTATCCAGCCCGGCGAGGTCGTGAACGTCAAGGGCCCGGACTCCAGCAAGGTGATCGCGCGCGGCTACTTCAACCCGCAGGGAGGGACCCCCCTGCGCCTGCTGACCTGGAATGACGAGGACATCGACCTGAAGTTCTACCGCGCCCGCGTGAAGGCCGCCCTGGCCCGCCGCGCCGGACGCATCGTGAACACCGACGCCATGCGCGTCCTGCACGCCGAGGCGGACGGGTTGCCCGGCGTGATCGCCGACCAGTTCGCCGGGACGCTGGGCGTGCAGCTGCGCAACGCGGGTGTCGAGCGGCACCGCGACCTGATCGTCAGGGCCCTGCGCGAGGAGACCGGCGCCACCAGTGCCTACGAGCGCAGCGATACCGGCGAGCGCCGCAAGGAGGGCCTGGACCTCGTGACCGGCACCCTCTGGGGCGACGTGCCGGAGCGCGTGGAGTTCTTCGAGGACGACCTGAAGCTGCACTTCAATCCGATGGACGCGCAGAAGACCGGGTTCTTCCTCGATCAGCGCGACAACCGCCGCCTGATGCGCACGTTCGTGCAGCCCGGCGCGGGCTTCCTCGACGTGTACTCGTACACCGGAGGCTTCAGCCTGCACGCCGCGAAGGCGGGCGCAAAAGCGGTGGCTATCGACAAGGACAGCGTCGCGCTGGGCGCGCTGGAGGGTGCGGCGCGCGGCAACGGCGTGCAGGTCGGCGTGCGCTGGGGCGACGCCATCGAACAGCTCGACGCGCTGGTCAAGGAGAAGCGCACCTTCGGCGCGATCGTCCTCGACCCGCCCACCCTCGCCAAACGGCGCGACGACGTGCCCCGCACCAAACGCATCTTCACCGACGGCGCCGCCCGCGCCCTGCGGATGCTGGAGGGCGGCGGGCACCTGCTGATCAGCACCTGCGCGCACTACATCCGCGTGGACGACCTCCTTGACGCCGCCCGCGTGGCCGCCGCCGAGGCGAACACCGACGCCGAGGTCCTCGACGTGACCTATCAGCCCGCCGATCACCCGCACCTCCTGAGCGTCCCCGAGAGCCTGTACCTCAAGAGCATCCTGCTGCGCAAAGCCTGA